A genome region from Gemmatimonadaceae bacterium includes the following:
- a CDS encoding sulfite exporter TauE/SafE family protein: MQFLLIGLGAGLLSGLFGIGGGIVIVPALVVIAQMAQKTATGTSLAALLLPVGALGAWQYYKAGSLDWRAALLLAPGLFFGAFIGAKLALQLPGRDLQRAFAVFLVIIAGRMWYSAK, from the coding sequence ATGCAGTTCCTGCTCATCGGCCTCGGCGCCGGCCTGCTGTCCGGGCTCTTCGGCATCGGCGGCGGCATCGTCATCGTGCCGGCGCTCGTCGTCATCGCGCAGATGGCGCAGAAGACCGCCACCGGCACCTCGCTGGCCGCCCTCCTGCTGCCGGTGGGTGCCCTCGGCGCCTGGCAGTACTACAAGGCCGGTTCGCTCGACTGGCGCGCCGCGCTCCTGCTCGCCCCCGGCCTCTTCTTCGGTGCCTTCATCGGTGCCAAGCTCGCGTTGCAACTGCCCGGCCGCGACCTGCAGCGCGCCTTCGCCGTCTTCCTCGTCATCATCGCAGGCCGGATGTGGTACTCGGCGAAGTGA
- a CDS encoding isoleucine--tRNA ligase translates to MTDTVQGRYRELTALDTPDALESALLTAWEAEGLFDPSFTPKPGQDTFVFYEGPPTANGRPGIHHVFARTLKDLIPRHRAMKGFHITRKAGWDTHGLPVEIEVEKALGISGKRDIEAIGVAEFNRRCRESVFTYRGDWEKLSKRMAYWLDYERPYVTYTNDYVESVWWALSTMHAKGLLVQGHKILPYCPRCETALSSHEVAQGYKDVEDPSTYIALDLVDPASRMRRRILVWTTTPWTLVSNAALAVHPELVYVELQKKSGAEFTVILAEARVAAVLGGDWADRWVAVRHMTGADLAGARYVRPLDWVQFDAGTRSELIVAESFVSADDGTGVVHMAPAFGADDYGAGQRHNLGFIQPVDARGRFPEAMPVVGGRFIKDADPLIIEELRRRDVLWKDGRFVHSYPHCWRCGTPLLYYARGSWFVRTTAIKDDMIARNAQVQWQPPEVGSGRFGQWLENNVDWAISRDRYWGTPLPVWVNDADPAEMEVVGSFATLAERIGRPLPGDFDPHKPHIDAYTWPAPSGTGTMRRVPEVIDTWFDSGAMPFAQWHYPFENADVIASHYPADYICEGVDQTRGWFYSLLAVATALGDALPDNAPGTAAPFRHVLVNDLVLDAQGLKMSKSKGNAVDPWKVIAAHGVDAVRLFLVSTSQVWIPRRFDEDVLRQTAGRFLLTLRNTYSGIFAQYANLIGWAPSDRDPAVAERPALDRWVLSRLAAVEAEADRLLEAYEPTLAARAVMEFVDEDVSNWYVRLSRARFWDGDSADSRAAFATLHEVLAVTCRLLAPLAPFLTDWMHRQLTGSSVHTAPYVRAVVVPRDLALERDMAAVRTLSRLGRAAREDAGRKVRQPLARLLCVVPRDEMPGVQALTALIASELNIKQVLLAGSADDLVRVTGKANFRALGKRFGKATPLAAAAVDALPSAALQAFERGEPVTIVVEGVTHALQTDDVVLTRSAAGELVVAGDGVYVAAVDPVLSDALRREGTARELVSRIQRARKDAGFAVSDRVHLAVGGVQQVRDAAREHQAWIAGEVLAATLDVQDSEAAPSGSAAVDLDGLAAWFTLERDQTR, encoded by the coding sequence GTGACCGACACCGTGCAGGGGCGGTACCGGGAACTCACGGCGCTGGACACCCCCGATGCCCTCGAGAGTGCGCTGCTCACGGCCTGGGAGGCCGAGGGGCTCTTCGACCCGTCGTTCACGCCGAAGCCCGGCCAGGACACCTTCGTGTTCTACGAGGGGCCGCCGACCGCGAACGGCCGGCCCGGCATCCACCACGTGTTCGCCCGCACCCTGAAGGACCTCATCCCGCGCCATCGCGCGATGAAGGGGTTCCACATCACCCGCAAGGCGGGCTGGGACACCCACGGCCTCCCGGTGGAGATCGAGGTGGAGAAGGCGCTCGGCATCAGCGGCAAGCGCGACATCGAGGCCATCGGGGTCGCCGAGTTCAACCGCCGCTGCCGCGAGAGCGTCTTCACGTATCGCGGCGACTGGGAGAAGCTCAGCAAGCGCATGGCGTACTGGCTCGACTACGAGCGGCCCTACGTCACCTACACCAACGACTACGTCGAGAGTGTGTGGTGGGCGCTGTCGACCATGCATGCGAAGGGGCTGCTGGTGCAGGGGCACAAGATCCTGCCGTACTGCCCGCGCTGCGAGACGGCACTGTCCAGCCACGAGGTCGCACAGGGATACAAGGACGTCGAGGATCCCAGCACCTACATCGCGCTCGACCTCGTCGACCCGGCCAGCCGCATGCGCCGCCGCATCCTGGTGTGGACCACCACGCCGTGGACGCTGGTGTCGAACGCGGCGCTCGCCGTGCATCCGGAGCTCGTGTATGTCGAGTTGCAGAAGAAGTCGGGCGCCGAGTTCACCGTGATCCTCGCCGAGGCGCGGGTTGCGGCAGTGCTGGGCGGCGACTGGGCCGATCGCTGGGTGGCCGTGCGCCACATGACGGGCGCCGACCTCGCCGGCGCGCGCTACGTGCGGCCGCTCGACTGGGTCCAGTTCGACGCGGGGACGCGCTCCGAGCTGATCGTGGCGGAATCGTTCGTGTCCGCCGACGACGGCACGGGCGTGGTGCACATGGCGCCCGCGTTCGGCGCCGACGACTACGGGGCGGGGCAGCGCCACAACCTCGGGTTCATCCAGCCCGTCGATGCCCGGGGCCGCTTTCCCGAGGCGATGCCGGTCGTCGGTGGCCGCTTCATCAAGGATGCGGATCCGCTGATCATCGAGGAGCTGCGGCGCCGCGACGTGCTGTGGAAGGATGGCCGCTTCGTCCACTCGTATCCGCACTGCTGGCGCTGCGGCACGCCGCTGCTCTACTACGCGCGCGGCTCGTGGTTCGTGCGCACCACCGCGATCAAGGACGACATGATCGCGCGCAATGCCCAGGTCCAGTGGCAGCCGCCGGAGGTGGGGTCGGGACGGTTCGGCCAGTGGCTCGAGAACAACGTCGACTGGGCCATCTCGCGCGACCGCTACTGGGGCACGCCGCTGCCGGTGTGGGTGAACGACGCCGATCCGGCCGAAATGGAGGTCGTCGGCAGCTTCGCGACCCTCGCCGAGCGCATCGGGCGGCCGCTGCCCGGGGACTTCGACCCGCACAAGCCGCACATCGACGCCTACACCTGGCCGGCGCCGAGCGGCACCGGCACCATGCGTCGCGTGCCCGAGGTGATCGACACCTGGTTCGACTCGGGCGCGATGCCGTTCGCGCAGTGGCACTACCCGTTCGAGAACGCCGACGTCATCGCCAGCCACTACCCGGCGGACTACATCTGCGAGGGCGTGGACCAGACGCGCGGGTGGTTCTACTCGCTTCTGGCCGTGGCCACCGCGCTCGGGGATGCACTGCCGGACAACGCGCCCGGCACGGCGGCGCCGTTCCGCCACGTGCTCGTGAATGACCTCGTGCTCGACGCGCAGGGCCTCAAGATGTCGAAGTCGAAGGGCAATGCCGTCGATCCGTGGAAAGTCATCGCCGCCCACGGCGTGGACGCGGTGCGCCTGTTCCTGGTGAGCACCAGCCAGGTCTGGATCCCGCGCCGCTTCGACGAGGATGTGCTGCGGCAGACCGCCGGCCGGTTCCTGCTCACGCTGCGCAACACGTACAGCGGGATCTTCGCGCAGTATGCGAACCTGATCGGCTGGGCCCCGTCGGACCGCGACCCGGCCGTGGCGGAACGGCCGGCACTCGATCGCTGGGTGCTCTCCCGGCTCGCGGCGGTGGAGGCGGAGGCCGATCGCCTGCTCGAGGCGTACGAGCCCACGCTGGCCGCGCGGGCCGTGATGGAGTTCGTCGACGAGGACGTGTCGAACTGGTACGTGCGCCTGAGTCGCGCGCGCTTCTGGGACGGCGATTCCGCCGACAGTCGTGCCGCCTTCGCGACGCTGCACGAGGTGCTGGCGGTGACGTGTCGCCTGCTCGCACCGCTGGCGCCGTTCCTCACCGACTGGATGCACCGCCAGCTCACCGGCAGCTCCGTGCACACGGCGCCCTACGTGCGCGCCGTCGTGGTGCCGCGCGACCTGGCCCTCGAGCGTGACATGGCCGCCGTGCGGACGCTGTCGCGGCTCGGACGCGCGGCGCGCGAGGACGCCGGCCGCAAGGTGCGGCAGCCGCTCGCGCGACTGCTCTGTGTCGTCCCGCGCGACGAGATGCCGGGTGTGCAGGCACTCACCGCGCTGATCGCATCGGAGCTGAACATCAAGCAGGTGCTGCTCGCCGGCTCGGCGGATGACCTGGTCCGCGTCACCGGCAAGGCGAACTTCCGCGCGCTCGGCAAGCGGTTCGGCAAGGCCACGCCGCTCGCCGCCGCCGCCGTCGATGCGCTGCCGTCGGCGGCCCTCCAGGCGTTCGAACGTGGCGAACCGGTCACGATCGTCGTCGAGGGCGTGACACATGCACTGCAAACGGATGACGTGGTGCTCACCCGCTCCGCCGCCGGGGAACTCGTCGTCGCCGGTGACGGGGTGTATGTTGCCGCGGTCGATCCCGTGCTCTCGGATGCGCTGCGCCGGGAGGGAACGGCCCGGGAACTGGTCAGCCGCATCCAGCGGGCGCGCAAGGATGCCGGCTTCGCGGTCAGTGACCGGGTGCACCTCGCGGTCGGCGGGGTACAGCAGGTGCGCGACGCGGCGCGGGAACACCAGGCGTGGATCGCCGGCGAGGTGCTGGCCGCCACGTTGGATGTGCAGGACAGCGAGGCGGCGCCCTCCGGGAGCGCCGCCGTGGACCTCGACGGTCTCGCTGCGTGGTTCACCCTGGAACGGGACCAGACGAGATGA
- a CDS encoding aspartate aminotransferase family protein: MTAATPLPSATHSEHDPWLDALWMPFTANKAFKARPRLLTAAKDMHYTADDGRQILDGAAGLWCVNAGHCRAPIVEAVQRAVASIDFAPAFQMGYPGTFQLANELAAMLPRGIDRVFFSNSGSEAVDTALKIALAYWRARGEGRRTRFVGRMRGYHGVGFGGISVGGIPANRDPYAGQLLPHVSHLPTTHDLARNAFSRGQPTHGAEFADALDAIISEHGADTIAAVIVEPMAGSTGVLVPPVGYLERLRATCDAHGILLIFDEVITGFGRLGAPFAAQHFGVTPDMITMAKGLTNATIPMGATAVRRGIHDTVVGATARGIELFHGYTYSGHPIATAAALATLQLYRDEGIFERAAALMPLWEHAMHSLAGEPHVIDIRNIGIVGAIEMETRDGAVGARAMDAMNAAFWNEDLLVRVTGEIIALSPPLIVSESQVNEIMDRVRRVLRSLA; this comes from the coding sequence ATGACCGCCGCCACCCCGCTCCCGAGCGCCACCCACTCCGAGCACGATCCCTGGCTCGACGCGCTCTGGATGCCCTTCACCGCGAACAAGGCGTTCAAGGCCCGGCCGCGGCTGCTCACCGCCGCCAAGGACATGCACTACACCGCGGACGACGGCCGCCAGATCCTGGACGGGGCGGCCGGTCTCTGGTGCGTGAACGCCGGCCACTGCCGGGCGCCGATCGTGGAGGCGGTGCAGCGGGCGGTGGCGTCGATCGACTTCGCGCCGGCGTTCCAGATGGGGTATCCGGGCACCTTCCAGCTCGCCAACGAGCTCGCCGCCATGCTCCCGCGCGGCATCGACCGGGTCTTCTTCTCGAACTCGGGATCGGAGGCGGTGGATACCGCGCTGAAGATCGCGCTGGCCTACTGGCGTGCGCGGGGTGAGGGACGCCGCACGCGGTTCGTGGGTCGCATGCGTGGCTATCACGGGGTGGGATTCGGCGGGATCTCGGTGGGCGGCATCCCCGCCAACCGGGACCCCTACGCCGGCCAGCTGCTGCCGCACGTGAGCCACCTGCCGACCACGCACGACCTGGCCCGCAACGCCTTTTCGCGCGGACAGCCGACGCACGGGGCGGAGTTCGCCGACGCCCTCGACGCGATCATCAGCGAGCATGGCGCGGACACGATCGCCGCCGTGATCGTCGAGCCGATGGCGGGATCGACCGGCGTGCTGGTGCCCCCGGTGGGCTACCTCGAGCGGCTGCGCGCAACCTGTGATGCCCATGGCATCCTGCTGATCTTCGACGAGGTCATCACCGGCTTCGGCCGCCTCGGCGCGCCATTCGCCGCGCAGCACTTCGGCGTGACGCCCGACATGATCACCATGGCCAAGGGGCTCACGAACGCCACCATCCCGATGGGCGCAACGGCGGTGCGGCGCGGGATCCACGACACGGTGGTGGGGGCCACGGCGCGCGGCATCGAGCTGTTCCACGGCTACACCTACTCCGGCCACCCGATCGCCACCGCCGCCGCGCTGGCGACGCTCCAGCTCTACCGCGACGAGGGGATCTTCGAGCGCGCGGCGGCGCTGATGCCGCTGTGGGAACATGCGATGCACTCGCTGGCCGGTGAGCCGCACGTGATCGACATCCGCAACATCGGCATCGTGGGTGCGATCGAGATGGAGACGCGCGACGGCGCGGTGGGCGCCCGCGCGATGGACGCCATGAATGCCGCGTTCTGGAACGAGGACCTGCTGGTGCGCGTCACGGGAGAGATCATCGCACTCTCACCGCCGCTGATCGTGAGCGAGTCGCAGGTGAACGAGATCATGGACCGCGTGCGGCGGGTGCTGCGCAGCCTCGCGTGA
- a CDS encoding NADP-dependent oxidoreductase, with translation MPLSREYRLAARPRGLPTADTFSLHTVDVGEPSDGQVLIRNRVMSVDPYMRGRMNEAKSYVPPFVVGAPLEGGAVGEVVISRAAGLAPGDLVLSFLGWREYAVADARAVRRLDRDLAPPSAWLGVLGVTGMTAWAGLGLVDAKAGDRVFVSGAAGAVGIVAGQLAKHRGCTVVGSAGSAAKVALLTGALGFDAAFNYRDGDLYRQLMAAAPQGIDVYFDNVGGDHLEAALSALRPFGRVAVCGAIAGYNEPAPGPRNMAMIIAKRLTLRGFIVSDFEPQRAAFEAEVGAMLRDGSLQPRETTVHGLEQAPAAFLGLFSGDNTGKMLVTLD, from the coding sequence GTGCCACTCAGCCGCGAGTACCGCCTTGCCGCACGACCGCGCGGCCTCCCCACCGCCGACACCTTCAGCCTGCACACCGTGGACGTCGGCGAGCCGTCCGACGGACAGGTCCTGATCCGGAACCGCGTCATGTCGGTGGATCCGTACATGCGCGGGCGGATGAACGAGGCGAAGTCGTACGTCCCGCCGTTCGTCGTCGGCGCCCCGCTCGAGGGCGGCGCCGTCGGCGAGGTGGTGATCTCGCGCGCGGCCGGCCTGGCCCCCGGGGACCTGGTGCTCTCGTTCCTCGGCTGGCGCGAGTACGCCGTGGCCGATGCGCGCGCCGTCCGCCGGCTCGATCGCGACCTCGCGCCCCCCTCCGCCTGGCTCGGCGTGCTCGGCGTCACGGGTATGACGGCCTGGGCGGGGCTCGGCCTCGTGGACGCGAAGGCCGGCGATCGCGTGTTCGTCTCGGGTGCCGCGGGCGCCGTCGGCATCGTCGCCGGCCAGCTCGCGAAGCATCGTGGCTGCACGGTCGTCGGCAGTGCCGGTTCCGCCGCCAAGGTCGCACTGCTCACCGGTGCGCTTGGGTTCGACGCGGCGTTCAACTACCGCGATGGCGACCTGTACCGGCAGCTCATGGCGGCGGCGCCGCAGGGCATCGACGTGTACTTCGACAACGTGGGCGGCGACCACCTCGAGGCAGCGCTCTCGGCGCTGCGCCCGTTCGGCCGTGTTGCCGTCTGTGGTGCGATCGCCGGCTACAACGAGCCGGCGCCCGGGCCCCGCAACATGGCGATGATCATCGCCAAGCGCCTCACGCTGCGGGGCTTCATCGTCTCGGATTTCGAGCCGCAGCGCGCCGCCTTCGAGGCCGAGGTGGGCGCCATGCTCCGCGATGGTTCGTTGCAGCCGCGCGAGACGACCGTGCACGGCCTGGAGCAGGCCCCCGCGGCCTTCCTCGGCCTGTTCTCCGGCGACAACACCGGCAAGATGCTCGTCACCCTCGACTGA
- a CDS encoding DivIVA domain-containing protein: protein MSDEQFRLTPLDVRRWEFGSALRGYDRARVDEFKVRVADEIEELARRINDLDTKARGFHEQIRSFRERDRAINDALVSAQQLRTDIREQAEKEGALVLQEARGESEKVLGAARLEAERLGQESRAEADRLVTEAKNRADELLREARDEAEKLVREAKAEAAAAVDGSRATAKRIAHDLDQLQRVRTSYLSQMKALAERHLQDIDASRNVVAPLPESVEAYMHDTDDLVDSRIKPRTTPLMSAVVPAKETITDPDTIRALTDGILPEGMMPEHSA from the coding sequence ATGTCTGACGAGCAATTTCGGCTGACGCCGCTGGACGTGCGGCGCTGGGAGTTCGGGTCGGCCCTGCGGGGCTACGACCGCGCGCGCGTGGACGAGTTCAAGGTGCGCGTCGCCGACGAGATCGAGGAGCTTGCCCGCCGGATCAATGACCTCGACACGAAGGCGCGCGGCTTCCACGAGCAGATTCGCTCCTTCCGCGAGCGGGACCGCGCGATCAACGACGCGCTCGTCAGCGCGCAGCAGCTCCGCACCGACATCCGGGAGCAGGCCGAGAAGGAGGGGGCGCTGGTCCTGCAGGAGGCGCGCGGCGAGTCGGAGAAGGTGCTTGGTGCCGCACGACTCGAGGCCGAGCGCCTCGGACAGGAATCGCGGGCCGAGGCGGACCGCCTGGTGACCGAGGCGAAGAACCGTGCCGACGAGCTGCTGCGTGAGGCCCGCGACGAGGCCGAGAAGCTGGTGCGCGAGGCGAAGGCCGAGGCGGCCGCCGCCGTGGATGGGTCGCGGGCCACGGCCAAGCGCATTGCGCACGACCTCGACCAGCTCCAGCGCGTGCGCACCTCGTATCTCTCCCAGATGAAGGCCCTGGCCGAGCGGCACCTGCAGGACATCGACGCCTCGCGCAACGTGGTCGCCCCGCTCCCGGAGTCCGTCGAGGCCTACATGCACGACACCGACGACCTCGTCGACTCCCGCATCAAGCCGCGCACCACGCCGCTGATGAGTGCCGTGGTGCCCGCCAAGGAGACGATCACCGACCCGGACACCATCCGCGCCCTCACCGACGGGATCCTGCCCGAGGGCATGATGCCGGAGCACAGCGCGTGA
- a CDS encoding dihydrofolate reductase → MRPVVSAYIAVSLDNFIARDDGALDWLEGVQDAGGDDYGYAAFMDTVDAVVLGRNTYDSVCTFDLWPFDTKRVIVVTNRPLQPAHGEEAYAGALTPLMEQLGRDGVRRVYLDGGAAIRQGLDERLVDDMTLSIVPVLLGTGRPLFTRGLPESQWALVSVESHPTGLVQIRYRRS, encoded by the coding sequence GTGCGCCCCGTCGTCTCCGCCTACATCGCCGTCAGCCTGGACAACTTCATCGCGCGAGACGATGGCGCCCTGGACTGGCTCGAAGGGGTGCAGGATGCCGGCGGTGACGACTACGGATACGCGGCCTTCATGGACACCGTGGATGCCGTCGTGCTGGGCCGCAACACGTACGACTCGGTGTGCACCTTCGACCTCTGGCCGTTCGACACCAAGCGCGTGATCGTGGTGACGAACCGCCCGCTGCAGCCGGCGCATGGCGAGGAGGCGTACGCCGGTGCGCTCACGCCGCTGATGGAGCAGCTCGGCCGCGACGGCGTGCGCCGTGTGTACCTCGACGGCGGTGCGGCGATCCGGCAGGGGCTGGATGAGCGGCTCGTGGACGACATGACGCTGTCGATCGTGCCGGTGCTGCTGGGCACCGGCCGGCCACTGTTCACGCGCGGGCTGCCGGAGAGCCAGTGGGCGCTGGTGTCGGTGGAGAGCCACCCGACCGGGCTGGTGCAGATCCGCTACCGACGCAGCTGA
- a CDS encoding purine-nucleoside phosphorylase: MPHSLERITAAVQAIRARFAAVPTEAIILGTGLGELAAQITVQATIDYADIPGFPLSTVESHAGRLLCGTLGGRTVVAMQGRFHRYEGYSMHEVTFPVRVLRALGASTLVVSNACGGMHPLWRAGDLMLIADHINLLGENPLVGPNDPALGPRFPDMSVAYDAALRELAREVAAAQGITLREGIYVAVPGPNLETRAEYRMLRTLGADVVGMSTVPEVIVARHGGMRVLGLSIITDMCLPDSLQEATLDAIVATANAAQPKLTALVRGVLERL; the protein is encoded by the coding sequence ATGCCGCACAGCCTCGAGCGCATCACGGCTGCGGTGCAGGCCATCCGCGCGCGGTTCGCCGCCGTGCCCACGGAGGCGATCATCCTCGGCACCGGCCTCGGTGAGCTGGCGGCGCAGATCACCGTCCAGGCCACGATCGACTACGCCGACATTCCCGGCTTTCCGCTCTCCACCGTGGAGAGCCACGCCGGCCGGCTGCTCTGCGGCACGCTCGGCGGGCGCACCGTGGTGGCGATGCAGGGGCGCTTCCATCGCTACGAAGGCTACTCGATGCACGAGGTCACCTTCCCGGTGCGCGTGCTCCGGGCGCTCGGTGCCTCCACGCTCGTCGTGTCCAACGCCTGCGGTGGCATGCACCCGCTCTGGCGCGCGGGCGACCTGATGCTCATCGCGGACCACATCAACCTCCTCGGCGAGAACCCGCTGGTGGGGCCCAACGACCCGGCGCTCGGCCCGCGGTTCCCCGACATGTCGGTGGCGTACGATGCCGCATTGCGTGAGCTGGCCCGCGAGGTGGCGGCCGCGCAGGGCATCACCCTCCGCGAGGGGATCTACGTCGCCGTGCCCGGCCCCAACCTCGAGACGCGCGCCGAGTACCGCATGCTGCGCACGCTCGGTGCCGACGTCGTCGGCATGTCCACCGTCCCGGAAGTCATCGTCGCACGCCACGGTGGCATGCGTGTGCTCGGCCTCTCGATCATCACTGACATGTGCCTGCCGGATTCGCTGCAGGAAGCGACGCTGGACGCGATCGTCGCCACCGCGAACGCTGCGCAGCCGAAGTTGACGGCACTGGTGCGCGGGGTGCTGGAGCGCCTGTGA
- a CDS encoding YggS family pyridoxal phosphate-dependent enzyme: MEFFDLPGRVREVRDRIDAAQARGGHGQAVRLVAVTKTHGPSAVEAAAACGIMDVGENKVQEALDKMQATSAPVRWHLIGHLQRNKAKAAPQFALVHSLDSVRLADALQQAAAAAGRVLDVLVQVNVAGEVQKGGVSPDGLEVLAQHVAGLPALRVTGVMCMAPFTDDEAVVRHAFGGARTALGAVREAGHAAATELSMGMSNDYEVAVEEGATLVRLGTVLFGARN, translated from the coding sequence ATGGAGTTTTTTGACCTGCCCGGCCGGGTGCGTGAGGTGCGGGACCGGATCGACGCGGCACAGGCTCGTGGAGGACACGGTCAGGCGGTGCGGCTGGTTGCGGTGACCAAGACGCACGGCCCCTCTGCCGTCGAGGCCGCAGCGGCGTGCGGCATCATGGACGTGGGCGAGAACAAGGTGCAGGAAGCGCTCGACAAGATGCAGGCGACCAGCGCGCCGGTACGCTGGCATCTCATCGGGCACCTCCAGCGCAACAAGGCGAAGGCGGCCCCGCAGTTCGCGCTCGTGCATTCGCTCGACAGCGTCCGCCTGGCGGATGCACTGCAGCAGGCCGCCGCAGCGGCTGGCCGTGTGCTGGACGTGCTCGTGCAGGTGAACGTGGCCGGTGAGGTGCAGAAGGGCGGTGTGTCGCCGGACGGGCTCGAGGTGCTCGCGCAGCACGTCGCCGGCCTGCCGGCGCTGCGCGTGACCGGCGTGATGTGCATGGCGCCGTTCACGGACGATGAGGCCGTCGTGCGCCACGCCTTCGGTGGTGCGCGCACGGCCCTCGGCGCCGTGCGCGAGGCCGGACATGCGGCGGCCACCGAGCTCTCGATGGGCATGTCGAACGACTACGAAGTCGCCGTGGAGGAAGGGGCCACGCTGGTCCGCCTGGGAACCGTGCTGTTCGGAGCGAGGAACTGA
- a CDS encoding DUF2723 domain-containing protein, producing MTGAPGAPRQAALAAGLLLLAVYLATAAPSLTFWDAGEFATAIGTFGIPHPPGTPLYVAAGTALWRLVPGLSPVQAGSLLSALCTAAACGIAAALITQVTRSRTAGISMAVCAGAMGTVWMNATETEVYAASLLAAVVQLAAAWRAHARDDDSARVLVAYVAALSIPLHLSALVAAPAALLLACTTRDGRIDWWSLLGSALIVLATAALARGWLLAAAVMLALTVDPRLLTRGPRSVAGATRTAWLLRAAPLVLVAWSGVAILLLRARHDPFLNQGAPDGLRELLAVVTRAQYDVAAPWPRRAPLWLQLGNLGQYADWQVALGFWNDVVPHWRRTPFTLLALVLGGVGALAHWRVHRITARAMLVLFLLATIGVVLQLNLRAGPSFGIGVLPEGALHEARERDYFFALAFWCWGLWIGAGALAVAHRRSWRRTVAVLVPLALIAGNWSAVTRDVLPDRHLAGAIAGELLAHVPPGGTLFTAGDNDSYPVWYRQAVDSVRRDVSVVVVPLLPAAWYARQSAHRAGQLTADTSAGSSALVRAGRLARQRLDRGASVAVSLLLPSSSRDEFGRIAGVTCWRRAGLVDIGSRVALCPPRVDAERTQASAHRLAALLAPTPRQSPDGMIAAFIQVARCPAATIEFAVLGGVARDTVSRRLLDLTCNLR from the coding sequence TTGACCGGTGCGCCGGGCGCGCCGCGACAGGCGGCGCTGGCGGCCGGCCTCCTGCTGCTCGCGGTGTATCTCGCCACCGCGGCTCCGTCACTGACGTTCTGGGATGCCGGTGAGTTCGCGACCGCCATCGGCACCTTCGGCATCCCGCATCCGCCGGGCACGCCGCTCTACGTCGCCGCGGGCACGGCGCTCTGGCGGCTGGTGCCCGGGTTGTCACCAGTGCAGGCCGGCTCGCTGCTGTCGGCGCTCTGCACCGCCGCAGCCTGCGGCATCGCCGCCGCACTCATCACGCAGGTCACGCGATCGCGGACTGCCGGCATCAGCATGGCCGTCTGCGCGGGTGCGATGGGCACCGTCTGGATGAATGCCACCGAGACGGAGGTCTACGCCGCGTCGCTGCTGGCCGCCGTCGTGCAGCTCGCCGCCGCCTGGCGTGCGCATGCGCGCGACGACGACTCGGCGCGCGTGCTGGTGGCCTACGTCGCCGCGTTGTCGATCCCGCTCCACCTGAGCGCACTCGTCGCCGCGCCGGCTGCGTTGCTCCTCGCCTGCACCACGCGCGATGGGCGGATCGACTGGTGGTCGCTGCTGGGCAGTGCGCTCATCGTGCTGGCCACGGCGGCACTCGCGCGCGGCTGGCTCCTCGCCGCAGCAGTGATGCTGGCGCTCACCGTCGATCCACGCCTGCTCACGCGCGGGCCGAGATCCGTCGCCGGTGCGACGCGCACGGCGTGGCTCCTTCGCGCCGCACCGCTCGTGCTGGTGGCCTGGAGCGGCGTCGCCATCCTGCTGCTGCGCGCACGGCACGATCCCTTCCTGAACCAGGGCGCGCCGGATGGCCTGCGCGAACTGCTCGCCGTGGTCACGCGCGCGCAGTATGACGTCGCGGCACCCTGGCCGCGGCGCGCGCCACTCTGGCTGCAACTCGGCAACCTCGGACAGTACGCCGACTGGCAGGTGGCGCTCGGCTTCTGGAATGACGTCGTCCCGCACTGGCGCCGCACCCCGTTCACGCTGCTGGCGCTGGTGCTCGGTGGTGTGGGCGCGCTGGCGCACTGGCGGGTGCATCGCATCACGGCCCGCGCCATGCTCGTCCTGTTCCTGCTCGCGACGATCGGGGTGGTGCTCCAGCTCAACCTGCGCGCCGGTCCGTCGTTCGGGATCGGGGTCCTGCCGGAGGGGGCGCTCCACGAGGCGCGTGAGCGGGACTACTTCTTCGCCCTCGCCTTCTGGTGCTGGGGCCTCTGGATCGGTGCCGGCGCCCTGGCGGTGGCACACCGGCGTAGCTGGCGCCGGACGGTGGCGGTGCTCGTGCCGCTGGCCCTGATCGCAGGGAACTGGTCCGCCGTCACCCGGGACGTGCTCCCGGATCGGCATCTCGCTGGTGCAATCGCCGGCGAGCTGCTGGCACACGTGCCCCCGGGCGGCACGCTGTTCACGGCCGGCGACAACGACTCGTACCCGGTGTGGTACCGCCAGGCAGTCGATTCCGTCCGGCGGGATGTCTCCGTCGTGGTCGTGCCCCTGCTTCCGGCCGCCTGGTACGCGCGGCAGAGCGCGCACCGGGCTGGACAGCTCACGGCGGACACGTCTGCGGGCTCATCCGCGCTGGTCCGTGCGGGGCGCCTGGCCCGGCAGCGCCTCGACCGCGGCGCGTCGGTGGCGGTGTCACTGCTGTTGCCGAGCTCATCACGGGATGAGTTTGGCCGGATTGCCGGCGTCACCTGCTGGCGCCGGGCAGGCCTGGTCGACATCGGAAGCCGCGTGGCGCTCTGCCCACCGCGGGTCGACGCGGAGCGGACGCAGGCCAGCGCGCACCGCCTTGCCGCGCTGCTCGCGCCGACGCCGCGTCAGTCTCCCGACGGCATGATCGCCGCATTCATTCAGGTGGCGCGGTGTCCTGCCGCCACCATCGAGTTCGCGGTCCTTGGCGGCGTGGCGCGTGACACGGTCTCGCGCCGATTGCTTGATCTCACGTGTAACCTCCGGTAA